The stretch of DNA ACAGTCGTTACGTGGTAATACCAAATGATTGCAATATTGATGTGGACGCCGAAAATGCGGATGTCACAATCATCCTGCCGCAATTTATTAATTATCAATACAGCAATCTAATAACCATTAAAAAGCTGGATTCGAGTCCGCATGCAGTGACGGTGCAGACTGATGCGTTTACAGCAACTATAAAAGAAAAAGAAAAGCCGCTTCAACTGCAATGGACGCAGCCCTTTTTCCTGAATGGTCAATGGGATAAACGATAATTATCCTGATAAGAGCGCAGTGAAATTCCGAACCGGCTAACTTCACTGCCTTGACTAATGTTAACAACCTGGTCATTCGTTCGACTATACTTCAAGCTGTATATAGAGATTTTTCAAGGATTGAAAATGACAGCTACTGATACAGGATGTTTGATCAACCAATATCTTCTCGATAATGAGAAGCGCCTTGGTGATCGCATCTATCTTCGTCAGCCACGCGATGATCAATGGCATGAATATACCTGGCAGCAAACGATGCGGCAGGCTCGGCAGGTTGCTCGTTTTTTGCAGGATACGGGCTTAAACCCTGGTGATCGAGTGGCTATTTTTTCAAAAAACTGTGCGGAATGGTTCATTAGTGATTTTGGTATTTCTTTAGCTGGAATGGTGAGCGTACCGCTTTTTGCAAATCAGCACAAAGAGAGTATAGATTTTGTATTAAATCACGCCGGCGTAAAGGTGGTTTTTATTGGCAAACTGGATAACCATAAAAAAACCAGAGAATACATTTCCAATCAATTTACCTGCGTTTCTTTTAACTATCATCCTAATCTGAGCAACTGCATATCCTGGGATGAGATTTTAAAAAAAGAACCTTTACAAGAAGTTGTTTTACCGCAGCCAGAGGATTTATTTACCATTATTTATTCGTCAGGCACAACGGGGCTTCCCAAAGGCTCTGTCTACACACATGAAATTATCGGTAATTATCTGGCGTTATTCCCTGATGATTTGGCACGCGTTCGTAAATTAAATCATTATCATCTGGTTTCTTATCTACCATTGGCTCACGTATATGAACGAACAGCTATTGAACTCGGTAGTGTGAGTATTCCTTGTGATGTGTCCTTTATTGAGAGTCTGGACAAATTCGCTGAAAATCTTCGTGAAATTAGGCCTAGCCTTTTTACGGCGGTACCCAGAATATGGGGAGTTTTCCAGCAGAAAATAGAACAAAAGGCCTCGCCTGAAAAATTGCGTCTGATCTTGAAAATTCCCATACTTTCTTACTTTATAAAGAAAAAAATCCGACGTCAATTAGGGCTGGAACGATGTTATAACTGTTTCTCGGGCGCTTCTCATTTGCCCGCTTCAATTATTAAATTTTTTGACGATTTAAATATTCCTATCCAGGAAGGCTATGGGCAAACTGAAAATCTTGCTTATGCTACATTATCCGAGTTATCTGAAAGACGTCCGGGCTATGTGGGAAGCCCAAGATTAAAGGTGGAAGTAAAGCTTGGCGAAAATGAAGAGCTGTTAATAAAATCGCCTTGTTTAATGAAAGAATATTATGACGATCCAGAGGCCACTGCACGTTCTTTAACGACTGATGGCTGGCTTTGTACAGGTGATATTGCTGAGATAGATAACTCCTTGCGTGTTAAAATTCTGGGTCGTTTGTCCGAAAATTTTAAAAATCAGAAAGGGGAGTTTATCGCGCCAGGTCCAATAGAGGAGCGTTTTAGCGAAAGCTGTTTCATTGAACAACTCTGCCTTGTTGGGCGGGAGCTGCCCAGCAATGTGCTGATAATTACATTAAATGAAACAGGTCAGCAGAAACCTCAGGAATGGATAAAGGAACAGCTTGAAAAAATATTACACTCTGTCAATACAGACTTGGCCAGTTATGAGAAGATTAGCCATATTCTAATCAGCAAATATCCCTGGACCCCGGAAAATGGTTGCCTGACACCGACCTTAAAGATTAAAAGAAGAACGATTGAAGCGAACTACCAGCCTTTAATAAAAAGAGCGATTAAGGAAAGGCAGTCGGTGATTTGGGAGTGAAACATTTACCTGTTTGGACTCTTTGTCATTTCCCAAGAGGTATTGTTTTTTAAATAGAACTTCGTCTTTGCGAACGAAGTGAAGCAATCCAGATCGGAGCCTGAATACAGTTAGGAGCTGGATTGCTTCGCTACTGCTCGCAAAGACGACTTTTGCTACCGTCTTGATGGTTCACCCCTCATTACTCAATTTCAATAACAGATTCTTAATCTCGAGAATTCGTTCTTCATGGCTTTCACTATCCAGTGTAAACTTGAGCCTGGAGGGGCCTTCAAGCTGATAGCGTTTGGCATGAACCTGAATGAGATTGATCAATACTCCAGTATTGATCCTGGGATTTTCTCCAAACTCAATTTTACCTTGCTGCTGTGCTGCATATATTTTATTAATCCCCAACTGTGCCGCTATAAGCTTCAACTCGGTGACCCATAATAAATATTTGGCTTGGGGAGGAAGCAGCCCAAAACGGTCTATCATTTCAATCTGCAGGTCGCGCAATTGCTCTTTATCGCCTGCATTGGCAATCCGTTTGTACATAATCAAACGAGTGTGAATGTCAGCAATATACTCTTCAGGCAAAATCGCGCTTAAACGGAGATCAATTTCAGGTCCTTGCTGCATAGGCCCGCCCAGTTCCGGAGTTTTTCCGGATTTTAGATCGCTAACCGCCTTGTCGAGCATTTCCATAAACAGATGAAAACCTACCGCATGCATATTGCCGCTTTGTTCTTCACCTAAAAGTTCACCTGCGCCGCGGATTTCAAGATCATGGGTAGCCAGTGTAAAGCCGGCACCCAGATC from Legionella quinlivanii encodes:
- a CDS encoding AMP-binding protein — translated: MTATDTGCLINQYLLDNEKRLGDRIYLRQPRDDQWHEYTWQQTMRQARQVARFLQDTGLNPGDRVAIFSKNCAEWFISDFGISLAGMVSVPLFANQHKESIDFVLNHAGVKVVFIGKLDNHKKTREYISNQFTCVSFNYHPNLSNCISWDEILKKEPLQEVVLPQPEDLFTIIYSSGTTGLPKGSVYTHEIIGNYLALFPDDLARVRKLNHYHLVSYLPLAHVYERTAIELGSVSIPCDVSFIESLDKFAENLREIRPSLFTAVPRIWGVFQQKIEQKASPEKLRLILKIPILSYFIKKKIRRQLGLERCYNCFSGASHLPASIIKFFDDLNIPIQEGYGQTENLAYATLSELSERRPGYVGSPRLKVEVKLGENEELLIKSPCLMKEYYDDPEATARSLTTDGWLCTGDIAEIDNSLRVKILGRLSENFKNQKGEFIAPGPIEERFSESCFIEQLCLVGRELPSNVLIITLNETGQQKPQEWIKEQLEKILHSVNTDLASYEKISHILISKYPWTPENGCLTPTLKIKRRTIEANYQPLIKRAIKERQSVIWE